One region of Malania oleifera isolate guangnan ecotype guangnan chromosome 6, ASM2987363v1, whole genome shotgun sequence genomic DNA includes:
- the LOC131157030 gene encoding defensin J1-1-like: protein MERKSLTLFFTILLVLFATQEMMVPAEAKVCEVLSGKFSGPCIGNDRQCDNVCRRIEGVGFFGGRCKGLQCYCKKNC from the exons ATGGAGAGGAAGTCACTCACCCTTTTCTTCACCATACTGCTCGTCCTCTTTGCCACTC AGGAAATGATGGTGCCAGCTGAGGCAAAGGTGTGTGAGGTGCTGAGCGGGAAGTTCTCGGGGCCGTGCATTGGGAACGACAGACAATGCGACAACGTTTGCAGGAGGATTGAAGGCGTCGGGTTCTTCGGAGGGAGATGCAAGGGACTCCAGTGCTACTGCAAGAAGAACTGTTAA